CCCGCGGAACGGCCGCCGATACGTTCAGTAACTTCTGCGACGACGGGATGGAGCTTCTGGATAGGCGACATCGTTATTCATACCAGCTATGGCCGTGCCGCTCGGTCAGAGCGATCGCGGCCGTGGGCCCCCAGGTGCCGGCAGGATACGGCTTCACCAGCTGACGCGTCGAGCGCCAGCTCGACTGGATGCCGTCGATCCAGTTCCACGCCGCCTCGACTTCGTCACGGCGCACGAACAGCGTGGTATTTCCCTTGAACGCGTCCAGCAACAGCCGCTCGTACGCAATACGTGTGCGGCCACCGCTCTCGTCCTTCGGCAAGGACAACTCGAGCGGCACTTCGCGCAGACGCACGCCTTCGAGCCCGGGTTGTTTGCTCAGGATCTCGAGTGTCACGCTTTCTTCCGGCTGCAGCTTGATGACGAGCCGGTTCGCCTGCAGGTTCGGTTCGTCCGCGGCGAAAATGTTGTGCGGCACGGTCTTGAACTGGATCGCGATATCGGTGCGGCGAGATTGCATGCGTTTGCCGGTGCGCAGGTAGAACGGCACGCCGGCCCAGCGCCAGTTGTCGATCTCGGCGCGCAGCGCGACGAACGTTTCCGTCTCGCTGTTGCCTTTCGAACCCTGCTCCTGGTTATAGCCGGGAACCGCGGCAGCGCCGGAACTTCCCGCCGTGTACTGGCCACGCACGGTGCTGGTACTGACGGTGGCCGCAGTGATCGGACGCAGGCTGCGAATGACCTTGGTCTTCTCGTTGCGCACTTCGTTCGCCTCGAACAGATGTGGCGGCTCCATCGCGACCAGCGCCACGAGCTGCAGCATGTGGTTCTGAACCATGTCGCGCAGCGCGCCAGACTCGTCGTAATACCCCGTGCGCCCTTCGAGGCCGACGGTTTCAGCCACCGTGATCTGCACGTTGTCGATGGACGACGCGTTCCACAAGGGTTCGAACAACGAGTTCGCGAAGCGCAACGCGAGCAGGTTCTGCACGGCCTCTTTGCCGAGGTAGTGGTCGATGCGGAAGATGCGGTCTTCGTGGAATACGCTGCCCACGGCCTCATTGATCGCCGTGCTCGAGGCGAGATCCGTGCCGATCGGCTTCTCGAGGATGACGCGGCAGTGCTCGCAGGCGAGCCCGGCGGCGGCGAGGCTCAGACAGGTCGGCCCGTAGAACTTGGGCGACGTCGCCATGAAATAGAGAATCTTGTTGCAGCCCGCGAGCGCCTTCTGCAGCGCTTCCGTGCCCTTCGCCGAGCCGTCGCCCGCTTCGAACGGCGCGTAACTGACCCGCGCCAGCAGGTCTGCGAGCGCGTCTTCCTTCAGGTACTCGGCCGGCACGTACTTGCGCAGCGCCGCTTCGACGACCTTGCGGAATTCGTCATTGGGGATCGCGTGGCGCGCAGATCCGACGAACGTGAGCGTGGGCGGCACCAGCTTCTCGCGGCACAAGTGGTAGAGCGACGGCCATACCATGCGCTGCGAAAGATCGCCGGTGGCACCAAAGAGGACGAATTTCTGGACTGATGTTTTCATGAGTTGAGCAGACGCGCCGCCCCCAGCAATTCCACATGCGGGTGGGCGATGGTTTCAAGTGGGATATTCCGCATTGCGGGCGTGAACCGGCCCTTGTATTCGAAGCCGGCGCGTACCCGGCGCTCGAGCACCGCCCGGTCGAAGTGCTGCAGCATGGCGCCGGAAATCAGTACGCCCTGCCATGCGCCCAGCGTCAACGCGAGATCGCCGGCGAACGAGCCTAACAACTCGCAGAACAGGCCCACGGCCTCGACACAGTTGGCATCGCTGCCGGTGGCGGCGCGCGTGGTGATCTCGGCGGCGGACAGCTCCGGCCCGTGCTGGCCCTGCGTTTCACACAACGCATGGTAAATGTTGGCGAGCCCGGCGCCGGACAACACGCGCTCGGCCGACACACGGCCGTACTTCTTGCGCAGCCAGCGCAGGACTTCGATGGATTTGTCGCTCGTGGGTGCGAAGGAAGCGTGACCGCCTTCGGTGGCGAGCACCGTGAACGCGCCGGCGTTGGCGATGACGCCACCGACACCGAGGCCCGTTCCCACTCCGAGGATGGCACAGACACCCTGGGCCATCGGCAAGCCCAGGCGATGCGGTCCGATGGGCGTGAGATCCGCGCGGCGCAGCGCACCGACGGCGTGACCCACGGCCTCGAAATCGTTGATGACGTGCAGGTCGTCGAAGCGTTGCGCTTCGCTCAAGGCGCGCGCCGAGAAACTCCAGGCGCTGTTGGTGAGCTGCACGCGATCCTGTTCGACGCGGCCCGCGACCGCCACCGCGGCGCGGCTCAGGCCCGCGGGGACACCCGGCGTGTCGTTGCGATAGTGCTGCGCGGCATCGGCGATGGATTCATGAGCGCGCACCGCGTAGCGACGTACGCAGTGCACGTTTACCGGCGTGCCCTCGGAGCCGCCGACCGCAATGCCGAAGCGGATGTGTGTGCCACCGACGTCGGCCACCAGGCCGAGCACCGCGGAGCGGTCGAAGAAGTCTCCGCCCTGCATGTCTGCGCCCGGAAGCGCCGTATTTCCTGTCACCAGATACTCCGCAAAGGCTGCAAAGATTGCGCCAACAAAGACAACGCTGTCAAACGACAACGGCGCGGATTCTAGCGGGTATTCAACCGAAACATGGTGCGCGTCTTGCACACGCGGAGGTGGTTTGACAACGCTGTCTGACAACAAGACAATTCCTCCCCGCCATGAGCCGCATAACCATTCACGATGTGTCGAAGGCCGCGGGCGTCTCCATCAAGACGGTTTCGCGAGTGCTCAACAGCGAGCCGAATGTCCGCAGCGAGACACGCGCGCGCGTTCTCAAGCTGGTCGAAGAGCTCAACTATCACCCCAGCCTCTCGGCGCGCAGTCTCGCCGGCCGCAGTTCCAATCTCATCGGCCTCATCTACCAGAACCCGAGCGCTAACTACGTCGTCGACCTGCAAAAGGGCGCGCTCGAGCGCTGCCACACGCGCGGTTATCGGCTGCTGGTGCATCCCTGCGAAGGCACCGATGTCTCGAGCGTGCGCGATCTCGCCGGCCTCGTGCTCGAATCGCATCTCGACGGCGTGGTGCTCGCGCCGCCGCTGTCGGATTCCACCGAGGTGCTGGCCGAGCTGCAGAAGCATCGCATCCGCTTCGTGCGTATCGCGCCGACCGTCGATCTCGACGCATATTCATGCGTGTTCATGAACGACGTCGCCGCCGCGCGCGAGATGACCGAGTACCTCATTGCGCTCGGCCACGAACGTATTGGCTTCATCAACGGCCCGCCGGGACATCCGGTGACCGAGCAGCGTTATCTCGGTTACACGCTGGCGCTGCGTTCGCACGGGCTCGACGTCGATCCGCAGCTGGTCGACCGCGGCGAATTCACTTTTGATTCAGGACTGGCTGCCGCGCGGCGCCTGTTGTCCCGCGCGACCCGGCCCACCGCGGTGTTCGCCAGCAACGACGACATGGCCGCCGGCACCATCATGGCGGCGCACGAAATGGGGTTGTCGATTCCGCAGCGTCTGTCGGTCGCCGGGTTCGACGACAGCTACGTCGCGCAGGTCATCTGGCCGCGCCTCACGACCGTGCACCAGCCGACCTACGAGATGGCACATCAGGCTGCGGACATGTTGTTCCGCTCGCTGGGGGACGAAGCGCCGCCGAAGAGCGTCGAGATTCCCTACCGGATGGTGTGCCGGGAATCGACCGGGCCGCGCCCGACAAACTGACCAGCGTCGTTATCCGGCGCGCGCGAGCGCGCTGATCTCCGCCACCGCGACGACCAGGTGATAGAAACTGCTGGTCGGCGCCGGCTCGTCGACGATGTTGCCGTGCACGTCGATCCGGTCGTACCACAGACCCGGGATCGGAGTGGCCAGGTATCGCTGCAGTGAATCCGCAGCGGACGCGGCGATCGCGAAATACTTCTCCTCACCCGTGAGGCGCGCGGCCAGTGCCGCTGCCTTGAGGCGCTCGGTCTGCGGCCAGAGGCGCGCGCTCGCGTCGTGCGGCGAGAAATCGTCGAGCACCTGCTGGTACGCGAGCCCGTTGCGCACGCCGTTTGCCTCGGTGACGTCGATGAGCTTGAACGCGGCGGCGCGCGCCTTCGCGTGTTTGTCGCCCGCCCAACGCAGCAGCAGCCAGGCCCATTCGAATTGATGTCCGGGCTCGACGATGCGGCCCGGCACACCTTCTGCGAACTGCCACTCGCTGTCGAAGAACTCGTGCAGGATGCCGTTGCGATCGAAGAAATGCGCCAGCGCAAACTCCGCGATCTCGTCAGCCAGCGGCTGCCACAGGCTGGTTTCGGACGCCACCTCGCAACCGGCGAGCGCGGCCTCGAACAGGTGCATGTGCGGGTTGGATTCCAGCGGCAGGCTGGTCGGGACGCCGTTCTCGAAGCCACCGGTCGCGCGTTTGGTGTGTGTCAACACGGCTTGCAGCAGGGCTTGCGCCTGCTGCTCGCGTTCGGCGCGCCAGTCGCCAAGCGTCGCGCCGAGATTGAACGCGAGCAGGCCGAATGCCTGGTCGTAGGTGATCGCACGATCGTCGGCGACCGAACCATCGGCGTTGATCAGCGTGCGGAACAAGCCGTCCGGACGCTGGTAACGCGCGATCCAGAAGTCGAGCCCATGCTTCACCAGCGCGGCCGCATCGCCGCGCCAGCCCATCGAGGGCGCCATCGCGAAGCAGTACGCCTGGCGTGGCTGCACACGCGAGCGGCGCCGTTCGGCGAGCGGCAGGCCGTTCTGCTGCAACCGCTCGTAGTACCCGCCCGCCGGATCCACCCCGCGCGTCGACCAGAGTGGATAGGCCGCATCGAGCAGCCAGCTGCACAGCTGGCTGTGTTGTGCCTGAATGCGCGCCTTGTCGTCCATGCCGGTTTTCCTCTCAGTGACCCGCGGCGGCGGCCGCGGTGCCGTGTACGTATGTCTTCGCACTGCTCGAGGCGATCGCGAAGACGACGATGATCGCGTATGCCACGGCCGGGAGGAAGTAGGCGGTATGCAGTCCGGCGGCGTCGGCAATCATGCCGTAGGCGAACGGCAGGATGGCGCCGCCGACGATGGCGAGGCACAACAATCCGGACGTGGCCGCCGGCGATGCGGTCGAGCGTTCGAGTGTCGAGGTGAAGATCACCGGGAACATGATCGAATTGAAGAGACCGATCGACAACGCCAGGTACGCCGCGGTCGCGCCGTGCAGCTGCGTCACCGCGAGGCACAATGTCGCGGCGCCGAGCGCAAACAATGCGAGCAGCCATGGCGCGCGCTGCTTCACGAGGAACAGCAGGCCGCTGCCGATGAGCCGGCCGACCATCGCGCCGCCCCAGTAGAAGCTCACCATTTTCCCGGCTTGTTCGAGCGGAATGTTCAGCATGTCCGGCTCGGCCAGGAAATTCGTCATCGCGCTGCCGATCGATACTTCGGCGCCGACGTACAGGAAGATCGCGCCTGCACCGAACACGGCCCAGGGCGATTTGAGCGCGGTTGCGATCGACGGCGCCTGGCCTTCGTCCACCGGCTTTGCGACGTCGAGCAGCCGGCGGAACACGAAGATGAAGATCGCGAGCAGCACCAGAGCGCCTGCGATCGCAAAGAACACCGTGTCGATCCTGCGGAACGATTCGTCACGTAGTTCCGCCGTGACTTCAGCGCCGTGTGTCACCGCGAAGATACCGCCCGCGAGGATCACGCCCGAAACGAGCTGCGGCGCGAGCCAGGTGCCGAACGAATTGAACGTCTGCGAGAACGTGAGCCGGAAATGCGAGCGTTCCGGCGCCCCGAGCGCCGCGGCCAGCGGATTGGCCACCACCTGCAGGATCGTGATGCCGCCCGCGATGATGAAAAGCGCGACCAGCACCAGCACGTAAGTTTCGAAGTAGGTCGCGGCCGGTATCACCAGGCAACCGGCGACCATCACGCCCAGCGCGCAGATGATCGACTTGCTGTTGCCGAGCCGCGCGATCAGCGCGGCGGCCGGCAACGACACGATGAAATAGGCCATGAAGAACGCGAACTGCGTGAGCATCGCCTCGGCGTAGCTGAGTTTGAAGATGGTCTTCAGCGCGGCGATCAATGGATCGATGGAAACGGTGATGAAACCCCACATGAAGAACAATGTGGTCACCGTCGCAAAACCCGCCCGCATGCTTTTGTAGTTAGAGTTCATCGGAGCCCCTCGGAGTGGAATCGTGTCTGTGGAAACGGTACTTCAATGCGCCGCGACTTTCATGAGCGCGGAGCGTGTCGGCAGCAGCCGGTGGCTGAACGGCAGGATCGCGGCGCCGACCGCCGGTGCGTCGTCGGACAACGCGGCGCGCGCCACGGGCGCGATGACCGGCACCGTGGCGGCATGGGCCGCGAGCCGTTGATTGAGGCGCGTGGCGATCTGGTCGACGATGCCGGCCGGCAGGCGGCCGCCGATCAGCACCGCTTCGGGATTCACCAGGCAATTGATCGCTAGCACGGTCTCGAGCAGCGTGTCGACGGCGATCTCGACCCACGCATTGATGATGACCTGGCCTTTTTCGTCGAGGCCGGTGAGCTCATGCGGCGCCGCCACCTTGATGCCCTGCGCGCCGAGTCGGCTGTACAACGCCGACACGGACACGATGTTCTGGATCTGGCGTTCGAGCCCCGAGGCATCGCGGCCGCGCAACATGCCGAGCTCGCCGCTGCGGCCATTCGCGCCGCGGAAATGATTGCCGTCGATCACCAGGCTGCCGCCGAGCGCCGCGGTGATCAGGATATAAAAGAATGTCTGGTACTTCTTGCCGAGGCCGAACTGCATCTCGCCCATGGCCGCCGCCGCCGCGTCGTTCTCGACGAACACCGGCACCGGCAGCGTCTCTGCCAGCAGCGCGACCACGTCGGTCGAAGCCCAGACGCCGTAGTTCTCGGGCTGTTGCGGCAGCGCCGCCTTGGGCATGTCGTCGGGCAACGCAACACCGACACCGATCAGCCGGTCGCTTTCGATGCCGACCTTGGCCAGTAGTTTGCCCACGCTCTTGTCGAAGAACTGCCGGACATCCTTCGGCAGCGCGAAATTCTGTTCGCACGACGCGCGCGCGCGCACCCGGCCTTCGAAATCCAGCACCACCATCGTGATGTGGTCGCGATCGACATTGAGCCCGATGGAGAACCAGCTGTCGGGATTGATGACGAGTTTGGTGGCGGGCTGGCCGCGGCCGCCGCGCCGCCGGCCGGCATCCTGGATGAGCTGCTCGTTGAGCAAACGCCGAGTGATGTTCGCGATGGCGGGTGCGGTGAGCCCGGTGATCCTGGCGAGCTCCGTGCGGGTGATCGGCCCGTTGACGCGGATCGCATGCAGCGTGACGCGTTGATTGTGATCGCCGGCGCGTTCGAGGTTCGTCCCCGACAGCCGCAGGTGCTTGCCGGAGCGTTCGCTCATCGCGTGGCCGCGCTGGCGACGGGAGTGTTGATCACCCGGGCCTCGGCATCGGCTGCGAGCGCGAGCGCACCGAGCGGGCCGGCCATCGTGCCGAGCCCCGGCGGAACGATGAACTGCGCCAGCCCCTGTCCGAGCTCGGGCGCCTCGACATAACCGTTGAGGCTGCGCTTGAGCTCCTCGCGGATGCGCTCGAACAGATGCGACTGCCCCGCCATCACGCCGCCGCCGAGAAAAATGCGCGTCGGCGCTGTGGTCAGCACCATGGTGTGCAACAACTGGGCGAGTCCGTGCGTCACGAACTCCCAGGCCGGATGATCGGCCGGCAGTTGTGAGGCCGACATGCCGGCGCGTGCTTCGATGGCGGGGCCGGACGCCAGGCCTTCGATGCAATCGCCGTGGTACGGGCAGACACCCGCGAAGGTATCGCCGGGCTTGCGCACCACGCGGATGTGTCCGAGCTCGGTGTGGTTCATGCCGAACACCGAGCGGCCGCGCACGATGGAGCCGACGCCGATTCCCGTGCCCACCGTGACGTAGGCGAAGTCGTCGAGACCCTGGGCCGCGCCCCAGCGCCCTTCCGCGAGCGCCGCGCCATTGACGTCCGTATCGAAACCCATCGGCACGCCCGCGTGCCGCGTGAGCCGCTGCGCAACGTCGGTATCCCGCCAGCCGGCCTTGGAGGTCGACGTGATGAAGCCGTATTTAGCGGAACCCGGCCGCAGATCGACCGGGCCGAACGAAGCGATGCCGATGGCGCCCGGCGGCGCATATTGCGCACGCCAGCGATCGAGCACCGCTTCTATCTGCCACAGCGTCTCCTCGGGTTCACCGGTCGAGAGCCGCTCCAGGGCGCGCACGTCGTCGGGCCCGGTGCCGAGGATGCATACACATTTGGTGCCGCCCAACTCGACGCCGGCAAGTAGTTTGGTCGAAATTTGCAAGGGATCAGCTCGCGGGCTGCGCGGCCGCGGCGGCTTTGCGCGCGGCGGCGAGTCGCGCATTCGCCGCTGCGAAGAAGCTGTCGTGCGAAGGCGCCGCCGCCACGTCCGCCGAGACTTTCTGGCTGATCCCGAGCATCAGGCGTTTGACTTGTTCGAAGTCGATGGTATCGACCAGCGGATCGTAGTCGCGCGGCGTGACGCCGAGGCCTTCGAATATCCAGAACCAGTCGAGGTCGGTGAAGATCTCCGGACGCGGCTGAACGATGCGCCCGGTGGCGCGATACATCTCGACGCGCTGCGCGAGCGTGTCGGGCAGCGCCAGCGCCGCGCACTGCTGCCAGAACGGCGAATCGTCGCGCCGCGGCAGGCAGTAGTGGAGGATCGTGAAGTCACGGACACTCTCGAGTTCGGCGCCGATGGCGGCGTTGTAGCTCGCAATATTGGCGGGGTCAAACTGCCGGTCCGGGAAGTGATCGAGCAGATTGAACAATGTGTTGGCCAGCAGATGCAGGCCGGCGCCCGCGAGCGGCTCGACGCAACCCGCCGCGGCGCCCAACGCGACGACGTTCCGGTCCCAGAATTTCCGGCGGCGGCCCGCTTCGAATTCAACCCGCCGCGGCTCGGCGAGGAAATCGACGCCGCCGATCGCGCGCAGGTCGGCCAGCGCCGCCTCGTCGTCCTGGTGGGCGCTCGAATAGATCTGCCCGACGCTCAGGTTTTGTTGCAGCGAGACGCGCCACTGCCAGCCCGCGGCGCGTGCCGCGATCCGCGCGTACGGCGGACGCACGTCTTCGAGCGGCGCCGGCGCCGAGACCATGCGATCGCAGGGCAGCCACTGCCGCCAGCTCTGGTAGCCGGATTCCATGATCTCGCCGATGAGCTGGCCGCGCGCGCCACTGCAATCGATGTAGAGATCGGCGCGCAGCGTGCCGCCGTCCTCGAACTGCAGCTCGTCGAGATTGCCGTTCGCAGCGCGCGTCGCGCTAACTACCTTGCGCTCGAGCCGGATGGTGCCGGCGCGTTCCGCGGTGGTGCGCAGATATCGCGTCGCGAGAGCCGCATCGACATGCAGCGCGTAACGCATCTGCTGCGCCACCCCCAGCGAATTGGTCGGGAAAATGAAGCGATTGGCGGAGGCCATCGCGATTTCCTGGCTGAAGTATTCGAGCCGCGGCTGCAGGCCGAGCGCCCTGGCCTTGTGCCAGAAATGATAGAAAGGCCGCCGTTCGATCAGCGCGCCGAACGCGCCGAACGGATGCCAGAACGAGGTCGCGGGCGCCGCCCATTCATGCAAACGCGTCCCCAGGCTGTAGGTCGACTGGGTCTTGTCGATGAAATCGTTCTGCTCGACGCCGAGAAAACGCAGCATCTCGAGGAACTGCGGCAGCGTTGTCTCGGCCTGTCCGGCCGGCATGGGCTCCGGTGTCTCGATCACGTGGATAGAGCATTGCCCGCCGAGCTTGCGTCCGAGTATGGCCGCGGCGGCCCAGCCGGACATGCCACCACCGACAATGGCAATTCGCCTGATTCTTCGATCCGGTTCCATTGTTTGTCTTTACGACCCCTGCCCGAGCGGTGCGCGAGGCTAGCCGTGCAACGAAAACCTGTCAACGAATCGCCCGCAGACCCTCGAATTCCCGCGGCAGAGAGCATAGGCTGTCGGCGCTCAAAAACAGGAGTTTTCGATGTCCCCTTCCATGTCTCGTCTCCGTATATTCGGCGCGGCGCTGGCGCTCGTGCCTTTCCTGTTGATGCCTGGATGCAAAGACGCCGCCAAGGACAAACCGGCTCCCGCTGCGCAAGCGGAAGATCCCGCTGCTGTACATCCCGAGATCTGGCCTGCTCCGAAGTGGCCGTTCGACAAGGACGCGGCGCTCGAAGAAAAGGTTGCCGCGCTCCTCAAGAAGATGACGGTCGAAGAGAAGGTAGGCCAGACGGTGCAAGGCGACATCGCCAGCATCACGCCCGCCGATATGAAGAAGTATCACCTGGGCTCGGTGTTGAACGGCGGCGGATCCGCGCCGGGCAACGACGAGTTCGCACCGCCCGGAAAGTGGCTGGCGCTCGCCGACGAGTTCTACGCCGCCTCCATCGACACCAGCGACGGCGGCGTCGGCATCCCGATGATCTGGGGCACCGATGCAATGCACGGCCACAGCAACATCGTCGGAGCGGTGCTGTTCCCGCACAACGTGGGACTCGGCGCCACGCGTAATCCGAAGTTGTTAGGCGAGATCGCGCGCGTCACGGCCGAGCAGGTGCGCACCACCGGCTTCGAGTGGACGTTCGCGCCCACGGTCACCGTGCCGCAGGACGACCGCTGGGGCCGCGCCTACGAAGGTTATTCGGAAGATCCGGGCGTGGTCGCCTCGTTCGCCGGTGTCTTCGTCAAGGGCCTGCAGGGCGAGCCCGGCAGCGCCGACTTCCTGAACGGCCACCACGTGATCTCGTCGACCAAACACTTCCTCGCCGACGGCGGCACGGAGAACGGCCGCGACCAGGGCGACGCGAAGATTCCCGAGACCACGCTGCGCGACATCCACAACGCGGGTTACGTGCCAGCCATCGAGGCGGGCGTGCAGACCATCATGATCTCGTTCTCGAGCTGGAACGGCGTCAAACACACGGGCAACAAAGGCCTGCTCACCGACGTGCTCAAGAAACGCATGAACTTCGACGGCTTCACCGTCGGCGACTGGAATGCGCACGGCCAGGTCGAAGGCTGCACCAACGACAACTGCCCGCAGGCGTTGAACGCCGGCCTCGACATGTACATGGCGCCGGACAGCTGGCGCGGGTTGTACGAAAATCTCGTCAAGCAGGTCAAGGACGGCACCGTGCCGATGGAGCGGCTCGACGACGCCGTGACGCGCATCCTGCGGGTGAAGTTCCGCGCCGGCCTTTTCGAGGCGGGTCCGCCTTCGAAGCGCGCGCTCGCGGGTAATTTCAAGATGCTGGCCGCGCCCGAACAACGCGCGCTGGCGCGCGATGCCGTGCGCCAGTCACTCGTGCTGCTCAAGAACAACGGCGGCCTGCTGCCGCTGGCGGCTAACAAACATGTGCTCGTGACCGGCGACGGCGCGGACAACATCTCCAAGCAAAGCGGCGGCTGGACGATCACCTGGCAAGGCACCGGTCTAACCAATGCGAACTTCCCTGGCGGCACGTCGGTGTGGGGCGGCGTGAAGGCGGCCACCAAGGCCGGCGGCGGCAGCGCGGAGCTGTCGACCGATGGCTCGTACAAGAAGAAGCCTGACTATGCGATCGTCGTGTTCGGTGAAAATCCGTACGCGGAATTCCAGGGCGACCTCAAGGTGCTGACGCTGCCGGGTACGATGACCCAGCATCTCGACATCATGAAGAAGCTGGCGGAAGAAAAGATTCCGGTGGTCGCCGTCCTGATGTCGGGCCGGCCGCTGTGGCAGAACCGCGAGCTGAATCTCGCGCAAGCCTATGTCGCCGCCTGGCTGCCGGGCAGCGAAGGTGGCGGCATCACGGATGTGTTGTTCCGCAAGAAGGATGGCGCGGTGAACTTCGACTTCACCGGCAAGCT
This sequence is a window from Pseudomonadota bacterium. Protein-coding genes within it:
- the zwf gene encoding glucose-6-phosphate dehydrogenase yields the protein MKTSVQKFVLFGATGDLSQRMVWPSLYHLCREKLVPPTLTFVGSARHAIPNDEFRKVVEAALRKYVPAEYLKEDALADLLARVSYAPFEAGDGSAKGTEALQKALAGCNKILYFMATSPKFYGPTCLSLAAAGLACEHCRVILEKPIGTDLASSTAINEAVGSVFHEDRIFRIDHYLGKEAVQNLLALRFANSLFEPLWNASSIDNVQITVAETVGLEGRTGYYDESGALRDMVQNHMLQLVALVAMEPPHLFEANEVRNEKTKVIRSLRPITAATVSTSTVRGQYTAGSSGAAAVPGYNQEQGSKGNSETETFVALRAEIDNWRWAGVPFYLRTGKRMQSRRTDIAIQFKTVPHNIFAADEPNLQANRLVIKLQPEESVTLEILSKQPGLEGVRLREVPLELSLPKDESGGRTRIAYERLLLDAFKGNTTLFVRRDEVEAAWNWIDGIQSSWRSTRQLVKPYPAGTWGPTAAIALTERHGHSWYE
- the glk gene encoding glucokinase, with translation MTGNTALPGADMQGGDFFDRSAVLGLVADVGGTHIRFGIAVGGSEGTPVNVHCVRRYAVRAHESIADAAQHYRNDTPGVPAGLSRAAVAVAGRVEQDRVQLTNSAWSFSARALSEAQRFDDLHVINDFEAVGHAVGALRRADLTPIGPHRLGLPMAQGVCAILGVGTGLGVGGVIANAGAFTVLATEGGHASFAPTSDKSIEVLRWLRKKYGRVSAERVLSGAGLANIYHALCETQGQHGPELSAAEITTRAATGSDANCVEAVGLFCELLGSFAGDLALTLGAWQGVLISGAMLQHFDRAVLERRVRAGFEYKGRFTPAMRNIPLETIAHPHVELLGAARLLNS
- a CDS encoding LacI family DNA-binding transcriptional regulator, with product MSRITIHDVSKAAGVSIKTVSRVLNSEPNVRSETRARVLKLVEELNYHPSLSARSLAGRSSNLIGLIYQNPSANYVVDLQKGALERCHTRGYRLLVHPCEGTDVSSVRDLAGLVLESHLDGVVLAPPLSDSTEVLAELQKHRIRFVRIAPTVDLDAYSCVFMNDVAAAREMTEYLIALGHERIGFINGPPGHPVTEQRYLGYTLALRSHGLDVDPQLVDRGEFTFDSGLAAARRLLSRATRPTAVFASNDDMAAGTIMAAHEMGLSIPQRLSVAGFDDSYVAQVIWPRLTTVHQPTYEMAHQAADMLFRSLGDEAPPKSVEIPYRMVCRESTGPRPTN
- a CDS encoding AGE family epimerase/isomerase, whose translation is MDDKARIQAQHSQLCSWLLDAAYPLWSTRGVDPAGGYYERLQQNGLPLAERRRSRVQPRQAYCFAMAPSMGWRGDAAALVKHGLDFWIARYQRPDGLFRTLINADGSVADDRAITYDQAFGLLAFNLGATLGDWRAEREQQAQALLQAVLTHTKRATGGFENGVPTSLPLESNPHMHLFEAALAGCEVASETSLWQPLADEIAEFALAHFFDRNGILHEFFDSEWQFAEGVPGRIVEPGHQFEWAWLLLRWAGDKHAKARAAAFKLIDVTEANGVRNGLAYQQVLDDFSPHDASARLWPQTERLKAAALAARLTGEEKYFAIAASAADSLQRYLATPIPGLWYDRIDVHGNIVDEPAPTSSFYHLVVAVAEISALARAG
- a CDS encoding sugar MFS transporter: MNSNYKSMRAGFATVTTLFFMWGFITVSIDPLIAALKTIFKLSYAEAMLTQFAFFMAYFIVSLPAAALIARLGNSKSIICALGVMVAGCLVIPAATYFETYVLVLVALFIIAGGITILQVVANPLAAALGAPERSHFRLTFSQTFNSFGTWLAPQLVSGVILAGGIFAVTHGAEVTAELRDESFRRIDTVFFAIAGALVLLAIFIFVFRRLLDVAKPVDEGQAPSIATALKSPWAVFGAGAIFLYVGAEVSIGSAMTNFLAEPDMLNIPLEQAGKMVSFYWGGAMVGRLIGSGLLFLVKQRAPWLLALFALGAATLCLAVTQLHGATAAYLALSIGLFNSIMFPVIFTSTLERSTASPAATSGLLCLAIVGGAILPFAYGMIADAAGLHTAYFLPAVAYAIIVVFAIASSSAKTYVHGTAAAAAGH
- a CDS encoding ROK family transcriptional regulator, which gives rise to MSERSGKHLRLSGTNLERAGDHNQRVTLHAIRVNGPITRTELARITGLTAPAIANITRRLLNEQLIQDAGRRRGGRGQPATKLVINPDSWFSIGLNVDRDHITMVVLDFEGRVRARASCEQNFALPKDVRQFFDKSVGKLLAKVGIESDRLIGVGVALPDDMPKAALPQQPENYGVWASTDVVALLAETLPVPVFVENDAAAAAMGEMQFGLGKKYQTFFYILITAALGGSLVIDGNHFRGANGRSGELGMLRGRDASGLERQIQNIVSVSALYSRLGAQGIKVAAPHELTGLDEKGQVIINAWVEIAVDTLLETVLAINCLVNPEAVLIGGRLPAGIVDQIATRLNQRLAAHAATVPVIAPVARAALSDDAPAVGAAILPFSHRLLPTRSALMKVAAH
- a CDS encoding ROK family protein — translated: MQISTKLLAGVELGGTKCVCILGTGPDDVRALERLSTGEPEETLWQIEAVLDRWRAQYAPPGAIGIASFGPVDLRPGSAKYGFITSTSKAGWRDTDVAQRLTRHAGVPMGFDTDVNGAALAEGRWGAAQGLDDFAYVTVGTGIGVGSIVRGRSVFGMNHTELGHIRVVRKPGDTFAGVCPYHGDCIEGLASGPAIEARAGMSASQLPADHPAWEFVTHGLAQLLHTMVLTTAPTRIFLGGGVMAGQSHLFERIREELKRSLNGYVEAPELGQGLAQFIVPPGLGTMAGPLGALALAADAEARVINTPVASAATR
- a CDS encoding tryptophan halogenase family protein, whose amino-acid sequence is MEPDRRIRRIAIVGGGMSGWAAAAILGRKLGGQCSIHVIETPEPMPAGQAETTLPQFLEMLRFLGVEQNDFIDKTQSTYSLGTRLHEWAAPATSFWHPFGAFGALIERRPFYHFWHKARALGLQPRLEYFSQEIAMASANRFIFPTNSLGVAQQMRYALHVDAALATRYLRTTAERAGTIRLERKVVSATRAANGNLDELQFEDGGTLRADLYIDCSGARGQLIGEIMESGYQSWRQWLPCDRMVSAPAPLEDVRPPYARIAARAAGWQWRVSLQQNLSVGQIYSSAHQDDEAALADLRAIGGVDFLAEPRRVEFEAGRRRKFWDRNVVALGAAAGCVEPLAGAGLHLLANTLFNLLDHFPDRQFDPANIASYNAAIGAELESVRDFTILHYCLPRRDDSPFWQQCAALALPDTLAQRVEMYRATGRIVQPRPEIFTDLDWFWIFEGLGVTPRDYDPLVDTIDFEQVKRLMLGISQKVSADVAAAPSHDSFFAAANARLAAARKAAAAAQPAS